The nucleotide window TGGACCGCTCTCTACGGTATTCGCTACGAGCAAGTCATTACCGATACCGATGATGTGCAACCCTACAACACCATGCCGATGATCATGATGAGCCCCAACCTCGATGCACCAGCTGCAACTGCGTTTAATGCTCGCAATCACAAGCAGGTTGATGACAACATCGATTTAACCCTGCTGCTCCGCTACCAGCCTACGTCCGAGGATACTGTAGAGTTTGGCTACGCACGCAAAACCCGCTCACCCAACCTCTATGAGCGCTACACATGGGGCAGGAACACCATGGCAATGACCATGATTGGCTGGTATGGCGATGGCAATGGCTATGTGGGTGATATTGACCTGGATCCGGAGACTGCACATACCCTGAGCGCTGCCTATAGCAAAAAGGCTTCAGATAACCGTTGGGAATACACCATCAGTCCCTATTACACCTACGTGGATGATTTTATTGATGCTACTCAGATCGGTACATTCAATCCGAGAATGGTAATGTCCGTTACACGACCCAGGTTGCAATTTACCAATATCGACGCCGAGTTTTACGGTCTGGATATAAATGGTTCCCGCCTTCTTTCCCAATCTGGCAAGTGGGGCACCGTGAACCTGAAAGCCCGTGCCTCCTACACCCGAGGCAAACGCAAGGACGGCCCGGAAGACCTCTACCACATCATGCCACTTAATGTGAAAATCGCTTTGGAACAGTCTTTTCAGCAGTGGGCCAATACCATTGAACTGGAGTGGGTCGATGAAAAAGACGACGTGGACCAGGTTCGTCTGGAAAATAAAACGGCCAAATATACCCTCCTGAACATATTCACCCAATACCGTGGGCATAACACCACGCTCAATTTTGGTGTACGTAATCTGCTGGATGAGAGCCATGACTTGCCTTTGGGTGGTGTAAGTCTGGCCCAATGGCGTGATGATGGCATGACGGGGCCCTTTGAATCACTCCACGGTCCCGGCCGCTCTGCAGAGATGGGAATTCGTTAC belongs to Candidatus Obscuribacterales bacterium and includes:
- a CDS encoding TonB-dependent receptor; the protein is WTALYGIRYEQVITDTDDVQPYNTMPMIMMSPNLDAPAATAFNARNHKQVDDNIDLTLLLRYQPTSEDTVEFGYARKTRSPNLYERYTWGRNTMAMTMIGWYGDGNGYVGDIDLDPETAHTLSAAYSKKASDNRWEYTISPYYTYVDDFIDATQIGTFNPRMVMSVTRPRLQFTNIDAEFYGLDINGSRLLSQSGKWGTVNLKARASYTRGKRKDGPEDLYHIMPLNVKIALEQSFQQWANTIELEWVDEKDDVDQVRLENKTAKYTLLNIFTQYRGHNTTLNFGVRNLLDESHDLPLGGVSLAQWRDDGMTGPFESLHGPGRSAEMGIRYDF